One genomic window of Candidatus Poribacteria bacterium includes the following:
- the csm2 gene encoding type III-A CRISPR-associated protein Csm2 — MNIFETRIKPQLEKGSFGSIDPQTLVESAEQIGQKLSSNEDGLKNHQLRKFYDTVKQIERRTLSLKRDAQLPDELLAQLLFLRPHLANAERKQRTKDSIQLLRRALDPCLTSEALQTKADLTQFVKFFEAIVAYAR; from the coding sequence ATGAATATTTTTGAAACAAGAATTAAACCTCAATTGGAAAAAGGTTCGTTCGGTAGTATTGATCCGCAGACGTTAGTGGAGTCCGCTGAACAGATTGGACAAAAGCTTTCATCTAATGAGGATGGTCTCAAGAATCATCAACTTCGCAAATTTTACGATACGGTCAAGCAAATTGAGCGTCGGACATTGAGTCTAAAACGTGATGCACAATTACCGGATGAACTTTTAGCACAATTACTTTTTTTACGTCCGCATCTTGCTAATGCAGAACGTAAGCAGCGAACAAAAGACAGCATTCAACTGCTCCGTCGTGCATTAGATCCTTGTCTGACATCAGAGGCACTTCAAACGAAAGCGGATCTAACTCAATTTGTCAAGTTCTTTGAGGCTATTGTCGCATACGCGCGGTAA
- the csm3 gene encoding type III-A CRISPR-associated RAMP protein Csm3: protein MSLQNGNAIRFLHGHIIISGILSCQSGIFIGGAEDTLQIGGVDKSVIRNPLTGEPYIPGSSLKGKLRSITERIVTAAHNQPLRANRPGGDRERKVWRHECDDFGDAKTCQLCRVFGATGSVATNDNYPGALLVRDSTLFNKDDLLQDGLPIIETKMENAIDRLTSAAHPRTFERVPAGAQFAFELIYRIETLETATKNPNPTIDSQRVKVDITNLLNAMEILEKDGLGGNISRGYGSIEFVVEKFQSYDINNNPMSCGFKTGNGQSLSACKGLIPSLI from the coding sequence ATGAGTTTACAGAACGGAAATGCAATTCGGTTTCTTCACGGTCATATCATAATTTCAGGGATTCTTTCTTGCCAGTCCGGCATTTTTATCGGAGGTGCCGAAGATACGCTACAGATTGGCGGTGTTGACAAAAGCGTTATTCGGAATCCCTTGACAGGTGAACCCTACATTCCGGGCAGTTCCCTAAAAGGGAAATTACGAAGCATTACTGAGAGAATTGTTACAGCCGCCCATAACCAACCTTTGCGTGCCAACCGACCAGGAGGAGATAGAGAAAGGAAAGTGTGGAGACATGAATGTGACGACTTCGGTGATGCGAAAACATGCCAACTTTGTCGTGTCTTCGGGGCAACCGGAAGTGTCGCAACAAACGATAATTATCCTGGGGCACTTTTAGTTAGAGACAGCACCCTTTTTAACAAGGATGATCTGCTGCAAGACGGCTTGCCTATTATTGAAACAAAGATGGAAAATGCTATCGACCGATTGACCTCAGCAGCACACCCTCGAACGTTTGAGCGTGTCCCTGCTGGTGCACAATTTGCGTTTGAACTTATTTATCGAATCGAAACACTTGAAACAGCTACCAAAAACCCGAATCCAACTATAGATTCTCAGCGCGTTAAAGTAGACATCACAAACTTGCTGAATGCTATGGAAATCCTTGAAAAGGATGGGCTCGGTGGGAACATCTCCAGAGGATATGGCAGTATAGAATTTGTCGTTGAGAAGTTCCAAAGCTATGATATCAACAACAACCCAATGAGTTGTGGATTCAAAACCGGTAATGGTCAATCGTTGAGTGCTTGCAAAGGCTTAATACCTTCGCTGATATAA
- the csm4 gene encoding type III-A CRISPR-associated RAMP protein Csm4: MQRLNTFADIKGQFKMGDLRVVKLDFRSTIHLGKNISGIGLEDSLLIAHSDTLFSCLINAYAEIHSGNPNAVDELLTAFGDGEPPFQISSAFPYRTCWNDLTYYLPKPLVGYPSFYDSTLGPKLKKEYGKSIRNTQLVPIDIFRDWIAGEEIDEHLPKLKEQNIGSFCTRDIRPQHARDRLTNAASIYHVGLVHFHEGSGLYFLVELNDKTLLDWKMFETVLHQAGRNGLGGRRSHGNGVFDATVSELTDDWEELFVSRGQEDFNGFINLSLYLPETFKGLEPVSYQLIPRQGWCYSSVTATQTKRKKVTMFSEGSVFWNEPKGILADVTPDNGFTAHKLYRYGIPISLPIKVLEEKDDIS, translated from the coding sequence TTGCAAAGGCTTAATACCTTCGCTGATATAAAAGGACAATTCAAAATGGGCGATCTAAGAGTTGTTAAACTTGATTTTAGGTCCACGATTCATTTGGGGAAAAATATATCGGGAATTGGCCTTGAGGATAGTTTGTTAATCGCTCACTCCGATACCTTGTTTAGTTGTTTGATCAACGCTTATGCTGAAATCCACTCCGGCAATCCGAACGCTGTTGATGAACTATTAACCGCATTTGGGGACGGTGAACCACCGTTTCAAATTTCATCAGCATTTCCATATCGGACATGCTGGAATGATTTAACGTATTATCTCCCAAAACCTCTAGTTGGCTACCCTTCGTTTTATGATTCCACATTGGGCCCCAAACTAAAAAAGGAATATGGTAAGTCCATTAGAAACACTCAATTAGTTCCAATTGATATATTTCGAGATTGGATAGCAGGTGAAGAAATAGATGAACACCTGCCAAAACTAAAAGAACAAAATATTGGGAGTTTTTGCACACGTGATATTCGTCCACAGCATGCAAGAGACCGCCTAACTAATGCTGCCTCTATCTACCATGTCGGATTAGTCCATTTTCACGAAGGATCCGGTCTGTATTTTTTGGTTGAACTAAATGATAAAACACTCTTGGATTGGAAGATGTTTGAAACCGTCCTCCACCAGGCAGGAAGAAATGGTTTAGGAGGGCGCCGTAGTCACGGAAATGGGGTTTTTGATGCAACAGTTAGCGAACTGACTGATGATTGGGAGGAATTATTTGTCTCGCGCGGACAAGAAGATTTCAACGGATTCATTAACCTGTCCCTCTACCTACCAGAAACTTTCAAAGGCTTAGAGCCTGTTTCATATCAGTTGATACCTCGACAGGGATGGTGTTATTCGTCGGTTACCGCGACACAAACGAAGCGAAAAAAGGTGACAATGTTCAGTGAAGGTTCTGTTTTCTGGAATGAGCCGAAAGGTATACTTGCAGACGTGACACCCGATAATGGATTCACAGCACATAAACTTTATCGATACGGAATCCCAATTTCGTTGCCCATTAAAGTCTTGGAGGAGAAAGATGACATATCTTGA
- the csm5 gene encoding type III-A CRISPR-associated RAMP protein Csm5 encodes MDSQHINFIDTESQFRCPLKSWRRKMTYLETGIYRLSTLSPIHIRAGNLRYGEGTIRVNNTVYVVDTPKLQSEIFRFGGMKAVNTYTKAFSNPNSKTNITQILNQIGYNYKSNIKRISKGIVRIPRTNSFMQSALDEYFVPGSSLKGAIKTAVLYHNVTQRIADGELDLDDFVKNQITAYHSKHGNREKKKFKESFATALLRDVFQSKHPQEAPWTDSGIDPSQFGEIITAPGSTGANVKTLDGGQIHLPLDNIRTTLKGKDTIKIDTFGEHRGVKVIATYTKIEKLPAFSKTQNNKRKQEPRGPFTDIFKAIKVKDAIIEDSSEVQTEEILFTSLNRHNQIARKRMQGNTNYECFHGETDIEISIDHDILESFKRAGATPPFSDLTSLIDICQNFAREQWKAEQRFLKAHAGGSSLSLRAIEKFYTDAKNIDRPTLRVGWGTGMLGTTLSLLLDEPTRVKLRNEVISGGHHVRPKPAPKSRRFVLDDQQPIYPLGWIEFV; translated from the coding sequence ATGGATTCACAGCACATAAACTTTATCGATACGGAATCCCAATTTCGTTGCCCATTAAAGTCTTGGAGGAGAAAGATGACATATCTTGAGACAGGTATTTATCGACTATCAACGCTCTCACCGATTCACATTCGAGCAGGTAATTTAAGATATGGAGAAGGAACCATTCGCGTGAATAATACGGTGTACGTTGTTGATACGCCCAAACTTCAATCTGAGATATTTCGTTTTGGAGGGATGAAAGCTGTTAACACATATACAAAAGCATTTAGCAATCCGAACTCAAAGACAAATATTACACAGATTCTCAATCAGATTGGCTATAATTACAAGTCGAACATAAAACGAATTTCCAAAGGCATTGTTCGTATTCCGCGAACTAATTCGTTTATGCAATCTGCGTTAGACGAGTATTTTGTCCCCGGGAGTAGCCTTAAAGGTGCAATCAAAACGGCAGTGTTGTACCACAATGTCACACAGCGGATAGCCGACGGGGAACTTGACCTAGATGATTTTGTTAAAAATCAAATTACAGCATATCACAGCAAACATGGAAACCGAGAAAAAAAGAAGTTCAAGGAATCCTTTGCTACGGCACTCTTAAGAGATGTCTTTCAGTCAAAACACCCACAGGAGGCCCCCTGGACTGATTCTGGGATTGATCCAAGCCAATTTGGAGAGATAATCACAGCCCCTGGAAGTACAGGTGCCAATGTGAAAACTTTAGATGGTGGTCAAATTCATCTTCCTTTGGATAATATCCGCACTACTCTAAAAGGAAAGGACACTATTAAGATTGACACTTTTGGAGAACATAGGGGTGTAAAAGTTATCGCAACCTATACTAAAATTGAGAAACTACCCGCTTTCTCGAAAACACAAAATAACAAGCGAAAGCAAGAACCTCGAGGTCCATTCACAGACATTTTCAAGGCAATTAAGGTTAAAGATGCTATTATTGAAGACTCTTCTGAAGTCCAGACTGAAGAAATCCTTTTTACTTCACTGAATAGACATAATCAAATTGCTCGAAAGAGGATGCAAGGCAATACCAATTATGAATGCTTCCATGGAGAAACGGATATCGAAATCTCTATTGACCACGATATTTTGGAGAGTTTTAAAAGAGCAGGCGCGACCCCGCCGTTTTCAGATCTTACATCTTTGATCGACATTTGTCAGAATTTCGCAAGAGAACAATGGAAAGCCGAGCAACGATTTCTAAAAGCACACGCCGGTGGCAGTAGCCTCAGCCTTAGGGCAATCGAGAAATTTTACACTGATGCGAAAAATATAGATCGTCCGACGCTCCGCGTTGGATGGGGAACAGGCATGCTTGGCACCACTCTCTCACTCTTGCTGGATGAACCGACACGGGTTAAGTTACGCAATGAAGTTATCTCCGGTGGACACCACGTTCGCCCAAAACCAGCTCCTAAATCCCGACGGTTTGTTTTGGATGATCAGCAACCCATATACCCGCTTGGTTGGATTGAATTTGTTTGA
- the cas6 gene encoding CRISPR system precrRNA processing endoribonuclease RAMP protein Cas6 yields MLQNFRFARYRFTYTVQEPLKMPHYKGNVFRSRFGYLLRDITCIGGEAQCQTQCQYPDRCVYSKCFETPVPEDSPMLRGQPFAPHPFILEPPHTQQLDYTPGDTFTCTLTLIGEAINLLPWCVFTFREIGKRRIGIRGKRGQCHLNTVETLPALGSQDIRTIYTAETELLTDDGVILGRDDVMRSVPNGVDEIELEFLTSTSIKVSGKWTSHLTFEHLIRNLLRRIRFLSFFHCGEDLEVDARTIIEAAKTVTHVSDFHWIRADRYSYRTEKSIPMGGFIGKIRFTGALEPFLPFIYLGEYLHIGHHTAFGHGQYRIN; encoded by the coding sequence ATGCTCCAGAACTTCCGTTTCGCACGCTACCGCTTCACATACACCGTCCAAGAACCGCTGAAGATGCCCCACTACAAAGGCAACGTCTTCCGCAGCCGGTTCGGATACCTCCTCCGCGACATCACCTGCATCGGTGGTGAAGCGCAGTGCCAGACACAGTGCCAGTACCCAGACCGGTGCGTCTATTCTAAATGCTTTGAAACCCCCGTACCCGAAGACAGTCCGATGCTCCGAGGGCAACCCTTCGCACCACACCCATTTATTCTTGAACCACCACACACGCAGCAATTAGACTATACCCCCGGCGATACTTTCACCTGCACATTGACCCTCATCGGCGAGGCAATCAACCTCTTACCGTGGTGCGTGTTCACCTTCCGCGAGATAGGCAAGCGACGCATCGGTATCCGTGGCAAACGTGGACAGTGCCATCTCAACACAGTAGAAACCCTCCCCGCACTCGGGAGCCAAGACATCCGAACAATTTACACGGCAGAAACCGAATTGCTCACAGACGACGGGGTGATTCTTGGACGGGACGACGTAATGCGTAGCGTGCCGAATGGGGTTGATGAGATTGAATTGGAATTTCTTACGTCCACGAGTATAAAAGTGAGCGGAAAATGGACAAGCCACCTGACGTTTGAACACCTCATCCGCAACCTGCTCCGTCGTATCCGATTCCTGAGTTTTTTTCATTGTGGCGAGGATTTGGAGGTAGATGCGCGGACGATAATTGAGGCTGCCAAGACTGTAACGCATGTATCCGATTTCCATTGGATTCGGGCAGATCGCTACTCCTACCGCACCGAGAAATCCATTCCGATGGGCGGGTTTATCGGTAAGATTCGCTTTACCGGTGCGTTGGAGCCGTTCCTACCCTTTATCTATCTCGGCGAGTATCTACACATCGGACATCATACGGCTTTTGGACATGGACAGTACCGTATAAATTAA
- a CDS encoding transposase has protein sequence MNRFPLHEPPHFSSVKGWFLITAATYEHKQYFHTEENQAWLLKELHKELQIAKIPISSWVVLPNHYHLLVQCHPLSVISRPLRRTHARTARELNRRDGLTGRKIWHLFSDRQIRNERHYYTTLNYIHYNPTKHDYVKKPLNWSCSSVHWYEKHFGIEWLRNLWRTYPVRDYGKGWDWLSG, from the coding sequence ATGAACCGTTTCCCATTGCATGAACCACCCCACTTCAGTTCCGTCAAAGGCTGGTTTCTCATTACCGCGGCTACTTATGAACATAAACAGTATTTCCATACCGAAGAAAATCAAGCATGGCTTCTTAAAGAATTACACAAAGAACTCCAGATCGCTAAAATCCCCATTAGCAGTTGGGTTGTGTTACCAAATCATTATCATTTATTAGTTCAGTGTCACCCCCTTTCGGTTATCAGTCGTCCTTTGCGGCGGACCCATGCGCGTACAGCACGCGAGTTGAATCGGCGTGACGGACTGACAGGACGAAAAATTTGGCATCTTTTTAGTGATCGACAGATTCGCAATGAACGCCATTACTACACGACTCTGAACTACATACACTACAACCCGACCAAGCACGATTATGTAAAGAAACCCTTAAATTGGTCTTGTTCAAGTGTTCATTGGTACGAAAAACACTTTGGCATTGAATGGCTACGAAATCTTTGGCGAACTTATCCGGTTCGCGACTACGGTAAAGGTTGGGATTGGTTAAGTGGGTGA
- a CDS encoding pyridoxal-dependent decarboxylase, with product MTYRDILKDIRLAFPQPVADPIHNSYFVHSIMRALDQVDELKTHLPMLGSIIPADFEEARQAALPETMSSIEDVTTDLVGYLRGMTIFGHPRTQQNVVAPPTIPSLIGVLLASLYNPNLAWDEYSRLVALAEVEVIGMLSKMIGYDPERSGGAFTFGGTGTTFYGVKLGLEKADPGTVENGTSEDVVVFVSDTGHYCATNIVGWLGIGTKNLITIPTTYENEMDLDVLAQETRKALESGKKIAAIIATLGTTDSFGLDDLESIVKLRDGLVDEFNLDYQPHIHADAVIGWAWSVFNDYDVEENPLDFRPRTLRALAGTRRRIQHLSLADSLGVDFHKTGFAPYISSLVLVKNRSDLDLVKRHPEQMPYLYHHGDYRPGMYTLETSRAGTGVLGALANLRLFGEQGLQAILGHIVEMAQLLREHLGGHAGTTVLNQVNFGTVTLFRAYPDGVDTFAIKDQEFKDADYRDSLRTHNDYNQKIFDYVHAEAMAGRGVMISTTDCYRHTTYGEPIVALKSYILSPFVDETDVETVVSKVLEAREKVK from the coding sequence GTGACCTATCGCGATATCTTAAAAGACATTCGACTGGCTTTTCCGCAACCTGTAGCAGACCCCATCCATAATTCCTACTTCGTGCATTCTATCATGCGCGCCTTGGACCAGGTCGATGAACTCAAAACGCACCTGCCAATGCTCGGCAGTATTATCCCCGCTGACTTTGAAGAAGCACGACAAGCAGCCTTACCCGAAACGATGTCCTCCATTGAGGATGTCACCACCGACCTCGTGGGCTATCTCCGAGGTATGACCATCTTCGGACACCCCCGTACGCAACAGAACGTTGTTGCGCCACCGACGATTCCAAGTCTGATCGGTGTGCTCCTCGCTTCTCTGTACAATCCGAACCTCGCTTGGGATGAATATAGCCGTCTCGTGGCACTGGCTGAAGTTGAAGTCATCGGGATGCTCTCAAAAATGATTGGATACGATCCGGAAAGGTCAGGCGGCGCGTTCACTTTTGGCGGTACCGGAACAACCTTCTACGGTGTGAAGCTTGGCTTGGAAAAAGCCGACCCAGGGACCGTCGAGAACGGCACCTCTGAAGATGTGGTTGTGTTTGTGTCGGATACGGGGCATTATTGCGCCACGAACATTGTCGGTTGGTTGGGCATCGGAACGAAGAATCTCATCACGATTCCAACGACTTATGAAAACGAAATGGATCTTGATGTCCTTGCGCAAGAAACTCGCAAGGCACTCGAAAGTGGAAAAAAGATTGCCGCTATCATTGCGACCTTGGGGACTACGGACTCGTTTGGGTTGGACGATTTGGAAAGCATTGTGAAGTTAAGGGACGGGCTCGTCGATGAATTCAACCTTGATTATCAACCACATATTCACGCCGATGCCGTGATCGGATGGGCGTGGTCGGTGTTTAACGATTACGATGTTGAGGAGAACCCGTTGGATTTTCGTCCACGGACCCTTCGGGCGTTGGCAGGTACGCGCCGGCGTATACAGCATCTATCCCTCGCCGATTCCCTTGGTGTTGACTTTCATAAAACTGGTTTTGCACCCTACATCTCCAGCCTTGTCCTCGTCAAAAACCGATCAGACCTGGATTTAGTGAAACGTCACCCTGAACAGATGCCGTATCTCTATCACCATGGAGATTACCGCCCCGGCATGTACACGCTTGAAACTTCAAGAGCGGGGACTGGGGTGCTTGGGGCACTTGCGAATCTTCGGCTGTTCGGTGAACAGGGGTTGCAAGCGATTCTCGGACATATCGTTGAAATGGCGCAACTCTTGCGCGAACATCTCGGTGGACATGCGGGGACGACTGTGCTGAACCAGGTTAACTTCGGAACCGTCACGCTTTTCCGTGCCTATCCTGATGGTGTGGATACTTTCGCGATTAAAGATCAGGAGTTTAAAGACGCTGATTATCGCGACAGTTTGCGCACACACAACGACTATAACCAAAAGATTTTTGACTATGTACACGCAGAGGCGATGGCAGGTAGAGGGGTCATGATTTCTACGACCGACTGCTACCGACACACAACCTACGGCGAACCGATTGTCGCTTTAAAGTCGTATATCCTGTCTCCGTTTGTCGATGAAACGGATGTTGAGACCGTGGTTTCTAAGGTTCTGGAGGCGCGGGAAAAAGTTAAATAA
- the cas2 gene encoding CRISPR-associated endonuclease Cas2: MFYVISYDIPDNRRRSQLAKVLKGFGSRVQYSVFEAHLNRKQYEELKRAVARVINLSEDSVRYYALCGNCAGRVEVPAVGEVTSDPQTIVV, from the coding sequence GTGTTCTATGTCATCTCTTACGATATTCCTGACAACCGCAGACGCAGCCAACTCGCAAAAGTCCTGAAAGGCTTCGGCTCCCGCGTCCAGTACAGTGTCTTTGAGGCACACCTGAACCGGAAACAATACGAAGAACTCAAGCGCGCCGTTGCACGTGTTATTAATCTATCTGAAGATTCGGTGCGCTATTACGCCCTCTGTGGGAACTGCGCCGGACGGGTCGAAGTGCCTGCTGTCGGTGAAGTAACCTCAGACCCGCAAACAATTGTGGTTTGA
- a CDS encoding SWIM zinc finger family protein — MQLPNLTHDQIQDRCTARSFTRGEEYFDIGMIGNPILHGWTLSATCEGTEEYPYHVSVELMPTGIADADCSCPYDWGGDCKHIVALLLTYVDTPEVIYSLDTLLTALAEKPKETLLRVISELLKRSPELVPVAKFYADIPEEPEVEIEPIPPELSVYATVIEEVPDIAPVSPTHAPTASATVTTYREQVDRLFGNGFLEQQQLQPVLTQLEGLVAHAESLARTGETEFALSVLHAVIHQSITRYPDTLQRDELPRFVKKCTKVFTNIATAAQASDATDLNTGTMPAPLFEHCRMLLQLSFNAAEVFVPLLTGLLEQVCVAQETSELQVIIEQSLDESPDRSAHVQLLLALYLDAGKTQQYLRLAQEEGETYRLIYALFVYQQSAVAWRTLEKFPLSIDEYTRLLQSPIATSIPEFAEKLIARIRDPQPDTAITLYQRLIEQSIHARKREAYEKVLGYLTALSGIYQDLGQEDQWTVYLEDLRKQHSRKRLLLQIIAEI, encoded by the coding sequence ATGCAACTCCCAAACCTAACCCACGATCAGATTCAAGACCGCTGCACAGCACGAAGCTTCACGCGTGGTGAAGAGTACTTTGACATCGGAATGATCGGCAATCCCATACTTCACGGCTGGACGCTGTCAGCCACATGCGAAGGGACAGAAGAATATCCGTATCACGTCTCTGTGGAGTTAATGCCGACGGGGATCGCTGATGCCGACTGTTCCTGCCCTTATGATTGGGGCGGAGATTGTAAACACATCGTCGCGCTCCTCCTCACCTACGTTGACACGCCAGAAGTGATCTATTCCTTGGACACTTTGTTGACCGCACTCGCCGAAAAACCGAAGGAGACCCTTTTACGCGTTATTTCAGAACTCCTCAAACGATCACCCGAGCTGGTGCCGGTTGCGAAATTCTATGCCGATATACCCGAGGAACCCGAGGTGGAAATTGAACCTATCCCTCCCGAACTCAGTGTTTATGCGACAGTAATAGAAGAGGTACCAGACATAGCGCCGGTGTCTCCGACGCACGCACCAACAGCTTCTGCTACAGTTACAACGTATCGGGAACAGGTCGATCGCCTTTTCGGAAACGGCTTTCTCGAGCAGCAGCAACTGCAACCGGTGTTAACTCAACTCGAAGGTTTAGTCGCACACGCTGAATCGCTGGCGCGAACGGGTGAAACGGAATTCGCCCTATCTGTGCTTCACGCAGTGATACACCAATCTATCACCCGTTATCCTGACACACTCCAGAGAGATGAGCTACCCCGATTCGTCAAGAAATGCACGAAAGTGTTCACAAACATTGCTACCGCAGCACAAGCATCAGATGCAACAGACCTTAACACAGGCACTATGCCCGCTCCTTTGTTTGAACACTGCCGTATGTTATTGCAACTGAGTTTTAATGCAGCGGAGGTCTTCGTGCCACTCCTGACGGGATTATTAGAGCAAGTTTGTGTTGCGCAAGAGACATCGGAATTACAAGTGATCATTGAGCAGTCCCTTGATGAAAGCCCAGATCGGTCAGCACACGTTCAACTGCTACTGGCACTGTATTTGGACGCCGGCAAAACCCAACAGTATCTCCGTCTGGCACAAGAGGAGGGTGAAACTTATCGATTGATATACGCCCTCTTTGTATACCAACAAAGTGCTGTAGCGTGGCGGACACTTGAAAAATTCCCGTTATCTATTGATGAATACACGCGCCTCTTGCAGAGCCCAATAGCCACAAGCATTCCAGAGTTTGCCGAAAAACTGATTGCCCGTATCAGAGACCCCCAACCTGACACCGCTATCACCCTCTATCAACGCCTGATTGAACAGAGCATACACGCCCGAAAACGTGAAGCTTACGAGAAAGTTTTGGGGTATCTGACGGCGTTAAGCGGAATCTATCAGGACCTCGGTCAGGAAGATCAGTGGACTGTTTATCTGGAAGACCTCCGAAAACAGCATTCCCGCAAGCGACTGCTGCTACAAATTATCGCCGAGATTTAA